One window of Mangrovibacterium diazotrophicum genomic DNA carries:
- a CDS encoding helix-turn-helix domain-containing protein yields the protein MEGKVHEGRNVKRFREMLGIKQDALAYELGEGWNQKKISLLEQKETIELPLLQQISNTLKIPVEAFQNFDEEQAVNIISNSFDNFDNGAIAINYNSNVSPIDQIIKLHEEKIALYERMLKEKDEMMERLEKLLNEK from the coding sequence ATGGAAGGTAAAGTACATGAAGGTCGCAATGTGAAACGGTTCCGCGAGATGCTCGGTATCAAACAAGACGCGCTTGCGTATGAGCTTGGTGAAGGCTGGAACCAGAAAAAAATTTCGCTCCTGGAACAAAAAGAAACTATCGAGCTTCCGCTTTTGCAGCAGATCTCCAACACCTTGAAAATCCCGGTAGAGGCTTTTCAGAATTTTGACGAAGAGCAAGCTGTCAACATCATCTCCAATTCATTTGATAATTTTGACAACGGCGCTATTGCGATCAACTACAATTCTAACGTAAGCCCCATCGACCAAATCATTAAGCTCCACGAAGAGAAAATAGCTCTTTACGAGCGCATGCTAAAGGAAAAAGATGAGATGATGGAACGACTGGAAAAGTTATTGAACGAGAAATAG
- a CDS encoding APC family permease, translating to MSSKTKSFGTAPVFFTAISTILGAILFLRFGFGVGTLGFWGVILIILVGHLVTIPTALAISELATNKRVEGGGEYFIISRSFGLNIGATIGIALYLSQAISVAFYVIAFTESFEQLFNIAKYHYGWDLPRQVVSIPSMAILAVLIFTKGANLGVKTLYVIVAILAVSLGMFFFGTTEYADISTFSIFKAEFRNMHEFFFIFAIIFPAFTGMTAGVGLSGDLKNPAKSIPLGTTTATVLGMIVYIFVSWKLAGSASEADLLNRQLIMGDIAIAGNIVVPIGLAASTISSAIGSILVAPRTLQALAVDRSFPSKKVNDYLAADDKKGEPQKATLVTILIAIVFVAAGNVDIVARIISMFFMVTYGSLCLISFLNHFGSSPSYRPSFRSRWYFSLIGFVTSLYVMFKIDTVYALVALGSMTLIYYVVDYYHRDRKGLEIIFTNAIFQLNRSMQVFLQKSRKRSSFKEWRPSSICITDRSFDRKHAFRLQNWLAYKYGFGTYIHFMEGYFSKSANVEAHKNLDILVSQFDRIESHVYVDTIISPSFTSAIAQAIQLPGIAGMENNMLIFDSDVEDNVSLERIIDNYALVNAGDFDVLILRTGKKKIDTRNDIHVWLQRTDEHNANLMILLGFIIGAHPDWKKANIKIFELSTPENIEKSKVELQELITKGRLPITLKNIEILEEKPGIGIREMINERSIDAGLVITGFRGDHLKHDGSRIFEGYESNALLFVNSHDEKTIE from the coding sequence GGCTATTTCGGAGTTGGCTACCAACAAACGTGTTGAAGGGGGAGGCGAGTATTTCATTATTTCCCGGTCTTTTGGTTTGAATATTGGGGCGACCATTGGGATTGCCTTGTACTTGTCGCAAGCCATCAGCGTCGCGTTCTATGTAATTGCGTTCACCGAGTCCTTTGAACAACTTTTCAATATTGCCAAGTATCATTATGGCTGGGATTTACCCCGACAGGTCGTTAGTATACCTTCCATGGCGATTTTAGCCGTACTTATTTTTACCAAAGGAGCCAACCTGGGAGTTAAAACCTTGTATGTTATTGTTGCTATTCTGGCGGTTTCGCTGGGAATGTTTTTCTTTGGAACGACCGAATACGCTGATATTTCCACCTTCAGTATTTTCAAAGCTGAATTTCGGAACATGCACGAATTCTTTTTCATTTTCGCTATCATATTCCCGGCATTCACGGGGATGACCGCAGGCGTCGGGTTGTCTGGCGATCTGAAAAATCCGGCAAAATCAATTCCCCTCGGAACAACTACGGCAACCGTGCTCGGTATGATCGTTTATATTTTTGTTTCGTGGAAGTTGGCCGGTTCTGCTTCGGAGGCTGATTTGCTAAACCGGCAATTGATTATGGGAGACATTGCGATTGCTGGAAACATCGTCGTTCCGATCGGGTTGGCTGCTTCGACCATTTCTTCGGCCATCGGATCGATTTTGGTGGCGCCGCGAACCCTGCAGGCTTTGGCAGTTGACCGTTCGTTCCCCAGCAAAAAGGTTAATGATTACCTTGCTGCCGATGACAAAAAAGGGGAACCGCAGAAAGCAACGCTGGTTACAATATTGATTGCGATCGTATTTGTGGCAGCCGGAAATGTGGATATCGTCGCCCGAATTATCTCCATGTTTTTCATGGTTACTTACGGTTCACTGTGTTTAATTTCGTTTTTAAATCATTTTGGTTCTTCGCCATCCTATCGTCCGTCGTTCCGCTCGCGCTGGTACTTTTCGCTCATCGGTTTTGTAACTTCTCTTTATGTGATGTTTAAAATTGACACGGTTTATGCGTTAGTAGCGCTCGGCTCAATGACGCTAATCTACTACGTTGTTGATTACTACCACAGGGATCGTAAAGGATTGGAGATCATATTTACCAATGCGATATTTCAGCTAAACCGGTCGATGCAGGTGTTTTTGCAGAAGTCGAGGAAAAGAAGCTCGTTCAAGGAATGGCGTCCCAGCTCCATCTGTATCACCGATCGCAGTTTCGACCGGAAACATGCCTTCCGTTTGCAAAACTGGCTCGCTTACAAATACGGTTTCGGAACTTACATCCATTTTATGGAGGGCTATTTCTCCAAATCGGCCAATGTTGAAGCGCATAAAAATCTGGATATTCTCGTGAGCCAATTCGATCGGATAGAAAGTCATGTTTACGTTGATACCATCATTTCTCCTTCATTTACTTCTGCCATTGCCCAGGCAATTCAGTTGCCGGGAATTGCCGGGATGGAAAATAACATGCTGATTTTCGACAGTGATGTTGAGGACAATGTTAGCCTGGAACGAATTATCGATAATTACGCGTTGGTGAATGCGGGTGATTTTGATGTATTGATTCTTCGGACAGGAAAAAAGAAGATTGACACGCGCAACGACATCCACGTATGGTTGCAGCGCACCGACGAGCACAATGCCAACCTGATGATTCTGTTGGGCTTCATTATTGGAGCACATCCGGATTGGAAGAAAGCGAACATTAAAATTTTCGAATTGTCGACCCCTGAGAATATTGAAAAGAGTAAAGTTGAGTTGCAAGAGCTGATCACCAAAGGGCGACTACCTATTACGCTTAAGAACATTGAAATTTTGGAAGAAAAACCGGGAATTGGCATCCGGGAAATGATCAATGAACGTTCGATCGACGCCGGTCTTGTGATTACCGGCTTCCGCGGCGACCATTTAAAACACGACGGCAGCAGAATTTTTGAAGGCTACGAAAGCAACGCCTTGTTATTCGTGAATAGCCACGACGAAAAGACGATTGAGTAG
- a CDS encoding tyrosine-type recombinase/integrase: protein MGRKKPDIATAIILEKRVTDKDGLHPVKLRITYQRRRKYYAVKGEHYSVDGFTAVTSPVGRGKNKEKRKTLEAIENRAIEIIDDVLVNFSFEAFEREYLSHKVRNSTVADFFEDKTKELDEANKVQTAILYRSTLISLLKFDKKITFQKITPGYLEKYQKWMIEQENSYTTIGMYMRNLKHIVNRAIDARIIGDYPFGDPKKGKYKIPGGKNKKKALTLKDIEKLFSYTPTDKNEYLALNYWILSYLSNGMNMVDIANLRYKDLKGDNIEFIRHKTRDTSKEVPVIRVYRLKEIDAIIKKLGNSDRSKDNYIFPIFLKGDDGITKHKKLQQHIKQTNKYIRRIAENVGIATEITTYWARHSYSTILKRSGAPIEFISEQLGHQSTKITRHYLDSFEDEHRERFSTILLPQTDGTKSV from the coding sequence ATGGGAAGAAAGAAGCCTGATATAGCGACTGCAATCATTTTGGAGAAACGAGTGACAGATAAAGATGGATTGCATCCCGTAAAATTAAGAATAACCTACCAAAGAAGACGTAAGTATTATGCCGTAAAGGGCGAGCATTATAGTGTTGATGGATTCACTGCAGTGACAAGCCCTGTGGGGAGGGGAAAAAACAAGGAAAAACGAAAAACACTCGAAGCAATTGAAAATCGGGCGATCGAGATCATCGACGATGTTCTTGTCAATTTCAGTTTCGAGGCATTTGAAAGAGAGTATTTAAGTCATAAAGTAAGAAATAGTACTGTCGCAGATTTTTTTGAGGATAAAACGAAAGAACTTGATGAAGCAAACAAGGTTCAGACTGCGATACTCTATCGGTCAACTTTGATCAGTCTCTTGAAATTTGACAAGAAAATCACATTTCAGAAAATTACGCCTGGCTATCTTGAAAAATACCAAAAGTGGATGATCGAACAAGAGAATTCATATACCACTATTGGAATGTATATGCGCAACCTAAAGCATATTGTCAATAGAGCAATTGACGCAAGAATCATTGGAGATTATCCTTTTGGCGATCCTAAAAAGGGGAAATATAAAATACCCGGAGGGAAGAATAAGAAAAAGGCTCTGACTTTGAAGGATATTGAAAAGCTTTTTAGTTATACCCCGACGGATAAAAATGAGTACCTGGCTTTGAATTATTGGATTTTGAGCTATTTGTCAAATGGGATGAATATGGTTGACATTGCGAACCTCAGATACAAGGATTTGAAGGGTGATAACATTGAATTTATTAGGCATAAGACTCGGGATACGTCGAAAGAAGTTCCGGTTATTAGGGTGTATCGTCTCAAAGAAATAGACGCAATTATCAAAAAGCTTGGTAATTCTGATCGGTCAAAGGATAATTACATATTTCCCATCTTTTTGAAGGGGGACGATGGGATAACTAAACACAAGAAGCTTCAGCAGCATATTAAGCAGACAAATAAATATATTCGCAGAATAGCTGAGAACGTAGGGATTGCAACCGAAATAACGACGTATTGGGCAAGGCACTCCTATAGCACCATTCTCAAGCGTTCCGGCGCTCCTATTGAATTTATCAGTGAGCAGCTAGGGCATCAAAGTACTAAAATCACAAGGCATTATCTGGATAGTTTTGAAGATGAACACAGAGAAAGATTTTCTACCATTTTACTTCCTCAAACTGATGGAACAAAGTCTGTTTAG
- a CDS encoding M48 family metallopeptidase translates to MEIITVNKISVEVEWKEIKNIHLTVYPPDARIHISAPTNMQKDSIRLYIISKLSWINKRIEMIHNQARQTKREYVSGENHYYKGIRYRLNVVYQQAPPTVSLSGTQFINLHVRSGSDSEKRAEVLREWYRNELKATLPPLIEKWEEILQVKAKHWEIKQMKTMWGSCNHKTQRLIFNLELIKKPTHCIEYIVAHEMTHLIERLHNSRFTAILDAHIPNWGLLKHELNEFIV, encoded by the coding sequence ATGGAGATAATTACTGTCAATAAAATTTCGGTTGAAGTTGAATGGAAAGAGATTAAAAACATCCATCTAACGGTTTATCCTCCCGACGCAAGGATACATATATCGGCGCCAACAAATATGCAAAAGGACTCTATCCGACTATACATTATATCAAAACTGAGTTGGATAAACAAGCGCATCGAAATGATTCACAACCAAGCTCGTCAAACCAAACGAGAATATGTTTCAGGTGAAAACCATTATTATAAAGGTATACGTTACCGATTGAATGTAGTCTACCAGCAGGCTCCTCCTACAGTGTCGTTAAGTGGCACACAATTTATCAATCTGCACGTACGTAGTGGCTCTGATTCGGAAAAACGAGCTGAGGTTTTACGTGAATGGTACCGAAATGAATTGAAAGCCACACTTCCTCCGTTGATCGAGAAATGGGAAGAAATACTTCAAGTGAAAGCAAAACATTGGGAAATAAAACAGATGAAGACAATGTGGGGTAGTTGTAATCACAAGACCCAACGCCTGATTTTCAATCTGGAACTAATCAAAAAACCAACGCATTGCATCGAATATATCGTTGCCCACGAAATGACCCACCTGATTGAGAGACTCCACAATTCACGTTTTACGGCAATTCTGGACGCCCATATCCCCAACTGGGGGTTGCTAAAGCATGAGCTAAATGAGTTTATCGTTTAA